The genomic stretch GCGGGCGGGCTGAGGTTGGAGGGCTAGGCGGCCCCACCAGGGATGCCCACCACCTCAGATGCGCTGGGCGTGGAATGTAGGCTGAGAATGTGGGCGGGCCGTGCTCCTGTCGCCCGGTGACCACAGACAACGGGAGCAAAGCTTCAGGGCTGGGAAGGGCCCAGCGCGTGGGGGACCACCAGCAAAGCTCGCTCGACGGCCACCGCGTGTCGGAGGCCGAGGACCAGCCAGAAAGGGGGCAGGATGACGGCACCCTGGGCCTCCAGGGCCCCACGTATGAGAACCGAGGGTCCAGGGGCCCCGAATACCAGGGTCTGGACGGACCAGGGATTGGAAGACCAAGAGGAGGAAACTCCCCCTTGAGGAGGTGACTGGGGAAGAATTCGTGGACACCCAGACCCCGGAGGAGGCCCTCGCGGAGCTGGAGAGGGTTCTGGAGAAAGACGCGGAGGAGGGCATGCCTGAGATGAGGTGGGCAGGAGTGGGCGCCCAGGcaggggtgggcgggggtggCCCTGGGCGTGGCTGCACTGGCCTGGGTGCTCACTCTAGGGGTGAAGTTGTCGGCACCTCGCTGTGCTGAGGAGGAAGGCGGCAAACAGCCCCGTCCAGGTGGCAGGTGAGTCGTCGTGGAAAACCCTATGCAAACGCCAACTTTGGAGGTGGCAGAGTTGAGAGGTCGTGAGCCCTCCATccgacagaaagaaaaagaaatgggggaaaatagCCCAACCCGCAAAGCTGAAACCATTGCAAGTACCCTAAATTGCCAGAAACGCTTTCGGTGGCCGGGAGGACACCCGGAAAAACTCGGATGCTCCCTCTAGGGAGGGACCCCGTGCCGTAGTGTGTGCATGGGTTCCTCGGCTGGAACCCCTCGCCTCCTGGTCCTGGGTAAGCACGCGTCCCCTCACGCACTGCAGAGGGGCCTCTGCCCTCCCGGCACGGTGACGGAGCTCGTGTGCTGAGCGCCCAGGGTGCCGTGTGAGGTGGCCGGCGGGGCAGGGGGCGTGCGCCCTGGAGAGGGCGGTGCTGCGCATGGGCGGGGCTCGGGGAGGGGTCTGAGCCGGGAGAGGAGCCTGGATGCCTTGGTGCtctgggggcttcctgggggcaCCGTGCATGGCTCAGCATCCCCTCTGTGGCCCTGCAGGCGGGAGCAGGTCTCTGTTCCATTTCACAAAGGAGGGAACCGAGGGCACTGGCTGGTGGCGAAGCTAGGATTTCAGATCAGGTCTTTGTGGTGCCAGGGCTCTCCTCCAGGGCCGGGGCGAGAGCCCAAGGGTGGTTCTACCCCGCCGGGGGAGCAAGGGCTCTGGCCTCAGTGTCCACCTTCCCTCAGCCGGCTGTCCATCTCCCAGAGGACCCCTGGCACCTCcgtgggcagggagaggaggaagaagaggcggCTGTTTGAGTTGGCGAAACCCAAGGCCAGCTGGCAAGTCTTGAAAGACAGGTGAGGTGTTGGGCGGCCtggatgggggggggggggtctgagAGGGGACACGGTGCCCTCGGCAGCCTCTGGGTACCGGCCGAACCAGCGGAGCCCCGCGCAGAGGCGGGCGGGGCCCTGTCTCTCGCAGGATGGGGTGCTGCTGCAGGGGCTACGCCTGGATCTCCCCCCGCACGAGGAACCTGCAGTTCTGTGTCTACTGGTGagtcccgcccccccccccccccccccggcccactccgggggggggggggggctccaCCGGAAccacccttcctctcctgggacagggttgggggaaggacTCTGTGCTGGGGGCCCCGCCCCAGGATTCCCAGCTCTACCTGAAGCTCTGGACCCCAGCCCCATCTGGCTTGAGATGGGTCTGCTCCTAGACACCGGGCCGCTTCTCAGTGGCGcctctttttttccagcttcctcCTTCTCTGAACACCAGCCTTGCTCAGAATAACCTAACGCTCCCCGTGCCTCTAAGACTTTTCTCCCGTGTCCGTCTCTGACCTGCCTCTGCTGTCCATctacttcctctctcctttcttcccacctggaagctctcccttcctccccctccactGCCCCTCTCCCCGCTGTCTGTGTTTATGGGGTGCCCTGAGTTCTGCAGCTGCATGGGGTGCAGACCGCCGGGACCCTGGCTTCCCTCACGCTGAGCCCCGCTGGCTGTGTTCCAGGCCATCTGTGTACTGGACAGAGAGGTTTCTTGAGGATACCACCCTCACCATCACGGTGCCGGGTAGGTTGACCCGcctagccctaaccctaaccccttctccgcagcgggggggggggggggtgggcatcagggggaggggggctggccaGGCGCCTGCGGCCGGGTCACCCCCACCTCACGGTGACCTGCACCTGGCTCCGTCTGgggagacctcccagccccaacccTCCCAGGGGTCCCTGCAGGaccgcccctcccccatctcccaggagcgcccccacccccagtcttcCGGGTGTCTCCTCTCTGGAGTCTGTCCCCAAGCTGGAGGCTGgtcctggtgggggaggggtggggggcaagctCTCCAGGGGAAATCACAGTTTGCCTCTCAGTCAAAGTGGGGTCAGTGCTAACTTCACAAAAGACCCCTTTCCTTCCCAGACCTGCTGATCCCtttgaataaaacatttcaagaaaGCTCATTTCTGGAGAGCCGCTCAGGGCGAGTTCTCTCTTGGGTTTAGAATCCCTTGCAGTGAGCACGGAGGCCCCTGGAGCCCAGGCCCGTCCTGCAGAGGAGCCCGAGCCCccgttcccccccccccccgaacCCTGTGTGCCCCGCTGTCCCCAGGTGAGGGTGTCTGGTGTGAGATGTCCCTTGTGTGAAGCTGGATTCAAGAGGAAGGAAGCCCTCAGGGAGGGGCACGTTTCCACGGAGCTGTTTGCCCTTTCGTGCAGAGGTGTCCCGCTGGCTGGAGGAACTGGCCCGACCTAAGAGGTTCTACTCGGAGTATTACAACAACAACAGGTAGGGGGCGGCCGGGCAGGGACCCCTTTTCGTCGGGGCTTGCAGGGGAGGGTCCAGGTCCTGGGACCAGGAGACCCATTCACGCAGGCCAGACACTGAGCCTTTGAAGCTCAGCTACCCAGACAGGACGCAGGAGGCTCTCAGGGCTGCAGGGCACGTGCTGGTGTCGCTCTGGGCAGCTGGCGGTTGTGAGACTGATGGTTTTAGGCGCCTGCCTCCTGGCATGATTCTGTCTCAGTTCTTGCGGCTTCCACGCTTGCTGACGTGGGGTCTGGTGTTATTAGACACAGACTGGTTTCCTATCTCACGCACGTGTGGAAAGGAAAACATGCCCGAGAGCCCTACTCACCCATGTTGACAGGCTCCAGCCACCGTTTCTATGGCCGTCATTGTGACCACAACTTCTCACCTTGATGCTGGTTGGAGTGTAATCTGGAGGCACCTCTGTGTGTGACCTGTAATCTGGGGTGACCTCTGTGATCTGTAATCTGCAGGGTGACCTCTGTGATCTGTAATCTGGAATGACCTCTGTGTGATCTGTAATCTGGGGGGTGACCTCTGTGTGACCTGTAATCTGGAATGACCTCTGTGTGATCTGTAATCTGGGGTGACCTCTGTGGACCTGTAATCTGGGGTGACCTCTGTGTGATCTGTAATCTGGAGTGACCTCTGTGTGATCTGTAATCTGGGGGGTGACCTCTGTGTGGTCTTTAATCTGGAGTGACCTCTGTGTGATCTGTAATCTGGAATGACCTCTGTGTGATCTGTAATCTGGAATGACCTCTGTGTGATCTTTAATCTGGGGGGTGACCTCTGTGTGGTCTTTAATCTGGAGTGACCTCTGTGTGATCTTTAATCTGGAATGACCTCTGTGTGATCTGTAATCTGGAATGACCTCTGTGTGATCTGTAATCTGGGGTGACCTCTGTGTGACCTGTAATCTGGGGGGTGACCTCTGTGTGACCTGTAATCTGGAGTGACCTCTGTGTGATCTTTAATCTGGAATGACCTCTGTGTGATCTGTAATCTGGAATGACCTCTGTGTGATCTGTAATCTGGGGTGACCTCTGTGTAACCTGTAATTTGGGGTCACCTCTGTGATCTGGAATGACCTCTGTGTGATCTGTAATCTGGAATGACCTCTGTGTGACCTGTAATCTGGGGTGACCTCTGTGTCATGGATGGCCCCGGGCCTTCTGGTCAGGCTGACAGTGTTTATCCACTGCATTCCAGCCTCAGAGATGTGAAAATAAGAGTCTGCCTCGGATCAATGAAATACGGCTGTTtctggggcagaggcagagctgagacccGATTTtaggaggtgggggggtggcaggGCTGACTTTCACCCCTTTGATCCACCTCCTGACCCCAGCCTGATGGTGGGAGTAGGGGAGACGGCTGGGAGAGAACTACCAGGGAGAGGGTTGCTCCATCCTTGAGAATAGGGGGCTCTGTTAGGGATTCTTTTAGGAACCCCTCTTGGAGGTATTCTGAAAACCCTGCACTGCACCAGGCTCTCCCTGAGCCCCAGGGTCAGAGAGGAGACGTGAACACACAGCACACAGACATGGCTCCGGGTGGCGGGTTAGGGTCTCAGGCCTGGCTCTCCCTTAGGACCACCCCCATCTGGCCCATTCCCCGGTCCACCTTGGAGTACCGGGCGTCCAGCCGCCTGCGGGAACTGGCCACCCCGAAGGTCCGGAATAACATCTGGAGCATACACATGTCTGAGGTGGGTGCCCTTCTCCCCCTGGAGCTCCCCAGCTGCCCCCGGGGGCTCAGCGGGTCCGGAAGGACAAGAGGCAACAGACAGACGTGTGACTGCTTCCCTGAA from Physeter macrocephalus isolate SW-GA chromosome 2, ASM283717v5, whole genome shotgun sequence encodes the following:
- the SPMAP2 gene encoding sperm microtubule associated protein 2, encoding MQGDPGMGLPSRGGAPRTCAGRGADKCEGPEEVTGEEFVDTQTPEEALAELERVLEKDAEEGMPEMSRLSISQRTPGTSVGRERRKKRRLFELAKPKASWQVLKDR